In one Butyrivibrio proteoclasticus B316 genomic region, the following are encoded:
- a CDS encoding MATE family efflux transporter has translation MKTYTEEKRIRPDILTSTVFWSICIMMLFNIISVRIFGDMGAGFCCVPNTLFFLLYISFVLAAQKSVYVMVRLRARRSQFLNAETNMKRSMRMFSVAGIILAVLIGFGSFNFARNLLGSGKAYFQLIVVAVSLILLCPQGVLRGYLQGLGYTRPIVISDLLISVTSFVSGGIISGIMYSYGKKVNDLFHGDEYSAIYGASGMMLGLLIGSFIGLLQIIISYSLRKKEIAEIVKNGAPRYLDNKNDVYTSIRPIEYLYASALLMLLVDNLFFNFLQMKDGNNDAMIGAFGAYGGRIVSFVILVAFLCCIPFVKSWNRVMARIERDEIEGARDRLKKLLHFTYMLLIPVFTAIFVLADTIQVAIFEKSTSEISAIFRLAAILIVLLSIGVLVSWLLNHMGKKLLTTINLTVGWAVHIGLLVLLSIVLGHDLYTIIISEIVTFLIYDIMCMFMILKMLKLHSNILLNIGIPFLASGVAGLILLALDRILINVIGEILTLLISVIVFAIIYVLLMVVLRGIRTHELETVPLGRFFISFSSRVQHDSFYEE, from the coding sequence ATGAAGACCTACACTGAGGAAAAGAGGATCAGGCCGGATATACTCACGTCTACTGTCTTTTGGTCCATTTGCATTATGATGTTATTTAACATTATATCAGTGAGAATATTTGGGGATATGGGAGCAGGCTTTTGTTGTGTTCCCAATACTCTTTTCTTTTTACTATATATTTCATTTGTTTTGGCTGCTCAGAAGTCAGTTTATGTTATGGTCAGGCTTCGCGCCAGAAGATCTCAGTTTTTAAATGCTGAGACAAATATGAAGAGATCAATGAGAATGTTTTCTGTGGCGGGGATTATTCTTGCTGTGCTTATCGGTTTTGGGAGCTTTAATTTTGCAAGGAATCTGCTTGGATCAGGCAAAGCTTATTTTCAGCTGATAGTAGTAGCAGTCAGTCTGATTTTATTATGTCCCCAGGGCGTTCTTCGCGGCTATCTTCAGGGACTTGGATATACCAGACCAATAGTTATTTCTGATCTTCTTATATCCGTAACTTCTTTTGTTTCCGGCGGAATTATTTCCGGGATCATGTATAGTTATGGCAAAAAAGTTAATGATCTGTTCCACGGAGATGAGTATAGCGCAATCTATGGGGCTTCCGGCATGATGCTTGGCCTTCTTATAGGTTCGTTTATAGGTCTGCTTCAGATTATCATTAGTTATTCGCTTAGGAAAAAAGAAATTGCTGAAATAGTAAAAAATGGTGCTCCAAGATACCTTGATAATAAAAATGACGTCTATACCAGCATAAGACCGATTGAGTATTTATATGCATCAGCCCTTTTAATGCTTCTTGTTGACAATTTGTTTTTTAATTTTCTACAGATGAAGGATGGAAATAATGATGCCATGATTGGTGCCTTTGGGGCATATGGCGGTCGTATAGTATCTTTCGTTATTCTTGTAGCATTCTTATGCTGCATTCCATTTGTCAAATCCTGGAATAGAGTAATGGCAAGAATTGAGAGAGATGAGATTGAGGGAGCAAGAGACAGATTAAAGAAGCTTCTACATTTTACTTACATGCTTCTTATACCGGTATTTACAGCTATTTTTGTTCTGGCTGATACCATTCAGGTTGCAATATTCGAAAAGAGTACCAGTGAGATCAGCGCTATTTTCAGGTTGGCGGCTATTTTGATAGTTCTTTTGTCTATCGGAGTATTGGTATCATGGCTTCTTAATCATATGGGTAAGAAGCTTCTTACTACGATCAATCTGACTGTGGGATGGGCTGTGCATATTGGCTTATTGGTTCTATTGTCAATTGTCCTTGGTCATGATCTATATACTATAATCATTTCTGAGATTGTCACTTTCTTAATTTATGATATTATGTGTATGTTTATGATACTCAAGATGCTCAAATTACATTCCAATATTCTTTTAAACATTGGAATACCATTTCTTGCATCCGGGGTAGCAGGGCTTATTCTGCTTGCACTCGACAGAATATTGATCAATGTTATAGGTGAAATACTGACATTACTGATCAGTGTAATTGTTTTTGCGATTATCTATGTTTTATTGATGGTTGTACTTAGAGGAATTAGAACACATGAGCTTGAAACTGTTCCTTTAGGGAGATTTTTCATTTCGTTTTCGTCCAGAGTACAACATGATAGCTTTTATGAGGAATAA
- a CDS encoding aminoacetone oxidase family FAD-binding enzyme: protein MGKKIIVAGGGAAGMCAAIYAARNGADVTIIEKNTQLGKKLSMTGNGRCNLSNLNMNEKMYNLSAEKRMKQWLSVYGVLDVINFFKSLGIVIKSEDGYLYPVSGQAGTVVTAFENEIRRLGVKVIYGEQVKSVKISGSEPDDKALDARQIEAVLTRGAKIDNKLEKYTVVTNLNSYEADRVILATGSLSGAKSTMSTGDGYYICKQLGMNIKDTYPALVGFKCDQNEQMPENGVRCTAEISFMLGTEALAVEYGELQFTRDGISGIPVMQASSKIVKFLAEGKPIYASINFFPDYDDEDFLSLEKEMLRLRDDRSLKEFLNGFYNSNINDMIVSRMKMSASMKMKNISESMVLSIFNAYRNYRIKLSESYGYQQAQVTSGGVSLGDIKDDMAVNDHHGIFVIGELLDVDGRCGGYNLQWAFTSGSIAGTVASL, encoded by the coding sequence TTGGGTAAAAAAATAATTGTTGCCGGTGGCGGTGCAGCTGGAATGTGTGCTGCAATTTATGCTGCCAGAAACGGTGCTGATGTCACTATAATTGAGAAGAACACACAGCTTGGTAAGAAACTTTCCATGACCGGAAATGGAAGATGTAACTTATCAAATCTTAATATGAACGAAAAAATGTACAACCTTTCTGCAGAGAAGAGAATGAAACAGTGGTTGTCTGTTTATGGTGTCCTTGACGTTATTAATTTTTTTAAATCTCTGGGCATTGTTATCAAAAGCGAGGACGGCTATCTTTATCCCGTATCAGGGCAGGCTGGAACTGTTGTTACAGCTTTCGAAAATGAGATCAGGAGACTGGGCGTTAAGGTTATTTATGGGGAGCAGGTCAAGTCAGTTAAGATAAGCGGATCAGAACCTGATGATAAGGCACTTGATGCCAGACAGATAGAGGCTGTTCTTACAAGAGGAGCCAAAATAGACAACAAACTCGAAAAATATACTGTTGTAACAAATCTCAATTCCTATGAAGCAGACAGAGTTATTCTAGCCACCGGTTCTCTTAGCGGAGCTAAGAGTACTATGTCTACCGGTGATGGATACTATATTTGCAAACAGCTTGGTATGAATATCAAGGATACTTATCCGGCACTTGTAGGTTTTAAATGTGACCAGAATGAGCAGATGCCTGAAAACGGAGTTCGCTGTACTGCTGAGATTTCCTTTATGCTGGGTACAGAGGCACTGGCCGTTGAATATGGAGAGCTTCAGTTTACCAGAGATGGTATTTCAGGAATTCCTGTTATGCAGGCCAGCAGTAAGATTGTTAAGTTTCTTGCTGAAGGTAAACCTATATATGCTTCTATTAACTTCTTCCCTGACTATGATGACGAGGACTTTTTGTCTTTGGAAAAAGAAATGCTGAGACTTCGCGATGACAGAAGCCTTAAGGAATTTCTTAACGGTTTTTACAATAGTAATATAAATGACATGATAGTATCTCGAATGAAAATGAGTGCTTCCATGAAGATGAAGAATATTTCAGAGAGTATGGTTCTGAGCATTTTTAATGCGTACAGGAATTACAGGATCAAATTGTCAGAGAGCTATGGCTATCAGCAGGCACAGGTTACTTCCGGAGGAGTCAGCCTTGGTGATATCAAGGATGATATGGCTGTTAATGATCACCATGGAATATTTGTAATTGGAGAATTATTAGATGTTGATGGCAGGTGCGGAGGATATAATCTTCAGTGGGCTTTCACCAGCGGAAGCATAGCAGGGACTGTAGCTTCATTGTAA
- a CDS encoding NAD(P)/FAD-dependent oxidoreductase encodes MIRINQIKIQHDGKYHDSNELRSILTKKACKSLRINEKNIEKFEIIRHSIDARKKPDIFHIYMVDVALKGCDENVVVKKCRDKNVSVIADKGYSFSEQVEIRRKVIGESFTEAEALENATHVYEQNGNVNKDNNKNSNKVVIVGAGPAGLFCGYMLAMNGYKPILLERGADVDERTRIVEHFWKTGELNTSTNVQFGEGGAGTFSDGKLNTMVKDKDGRGREALRIFVENGANEDILYEAKPHIGTDILRNVVRNIREKIIACGGEVHFNSQVVDILTSGDHVIGVKYMSLCQNDEDHTNTDNPGSEQIIKCNKVVLAIGHSARDTFYMLKDKKVNMEPKPFAVGFRVEHPQELINLSQYGQEKPDGLMAAPYKLTATTDAGRGVYSFCMCPGGYVVNASSEEGMLAVNGMSYSRRDGKNANSAIIITVDPRDFGSEDVLSGVEFQRRLEKKAYELGKGKIPVEFYGDFKKAIDVETKACGTDKAESDCNDAHVIPQVIAFADGKKNTPNMCGEYVFADVHTILPTDLNTAFVEGMEKFGRIIKGYNSDGALVSGVESRTSSPVRINRDDTCQSVNVRGLYPCGEGAGYAGGIMSAAMDGMKVAEFIAAQNI; translated from the coding sequence ATGATTAGAATAAATCAGATTAAAATACAGCATGATGGGAAATATCATGATTCTAATGAATTAAGAAGTATTCTAACAAAAAAAGCTTGTAAGAGTCTTAGAATAAATGAAAAGAATATAGAGAAATTCGAGATTATCAGGCATTCCATTGACGCTAGGAAGAAGCCTGATATTTTCCATATATATATGGTGGATGTGGCGCTTAAGGGCTGCGATGAGAATGTCGTAGTTAAGAAGTGCAGAGACAAAAACGTAAGTGTAATTGCTGATAAAGGATATAGCTTTTCAGAGCAGGTTGAAATTAGAAGAAAAGTTATAGGAGAGAGTTTTACAGAAGCGGAAGCTCTCGAAAATGCTACACATGTATATGAACAAAATGGCAATGTTAATAAGGATAATAACAAAAACAGCAATAAGGTTGTAATAGTAGGCGCTGGGCCGGCAGGACTATTTTGCGGATATATGCTGGCTATGAATGGTTATAAGCCAATACTCCTTGAGAGAGGCGCAGATGTTGATGAAAGAACCAGAATTGTAGAGCATTTCTGGAAAACAGGAGAGCTTAATACATCAACAAATGTCCAGTTTGGAGAAGGAGGAGCTGGAACATTCTCAGACGGTAAGCTTAATACCATGGTCAAGGATAAGGATGGAAGAGGAAGAGAAGCGCTTAGGATATTTGTAGAAAACGGTGCTAATGAAGATATTCTTTATGAAGCCAAGCCACATATTGGAACAGATATTCTTAGAAATGTTGTCAGGAATATAAGGGAAAAGATTATAGCATGTGGAGGCGAAGTCCATTTTAACAGTCAGGTAGTTGATATACTTACAAGTGGTGACCATGTTATCGGTGTTAAGTATATGTCTTTATGCCAAAATGATGAAGACCATACTAATACTGATAATCCCGGGTCAGAACAAATAATTAAATGCAACAAAGTTGTACTTGCCATAGGACATAGTGCAAGAGATACCTTCTACATGCTAAAGGATAAGAAAGTCAATATGGAGCCCAAGCCTTTTGCGGTTGGATTTAGAGTTGAGCATCCTCAGGAGCTTATCAATTTATCGCAATATGGTCAGGAAAAGCCAGATGGACTAATGGCTGCTCCATATAAGCTTACTGCAACCACAGATGCAGGAAGAGGAGTCTATTCATTTTGCATGTGTCCCGGAGGATACGTTGTAAATGCTTCATCCGAGGAAGGCATGCTTGCTGTTAATGGAATGAGTTACAGCAGGCGTGATGGCAAAAATGCTAATTCTGCCATAATCATTACCGTTGATCCTAGAGATTTTGGCAGTGAAGATGTTTTATCAGGTGTTGAGTTCCAGAGAAGACTTGAGAAAAAGGCTTATGAACTTGGAAAAGGTAAGATTCCGGTAGAATTCTACGGAGATTTCAAAAAGGCAATTGATGTAGAAACAAAAGCGTGTGGCACCGATAAGGCTGAAAGTGATTGCAATGATGCTCATGTGATACCTCAGGTTATTGCTTTTGCTGATGGCAAGAAGAATACTCCAAATATGTGCGGAGAATATGTATTTGCTGATGTTCACACTATTCTTCCAACTGATCTTAATACAGCTTTTGTCGAGGGAATGGAAAAGTTTGGCAGGATCATAAAAGGCTATAACAGCGACGGAGCCCTTGTATCCGGTGTTGAATCAAGAACATCTTCACCTGTTCGCATAAACAGGGATGACACATGCCAGTCTGTTAATGTTCGCGGCTTGTATCCTTGTGGTGAAGGAGCTGGTTACGCAGGAGGGATCATGTCTGCTGCCATGGACGGCATGAAAGTTGCAGAGTTCATTGCAGCGCAGAATATCTAA